In Candidatus Parvarchaeota archaeon, a genomic segment contains:
- a CDS encoding 50S ribosomal protein L33, translated as MPRGKNTNVYLSCKNKKGTGSSGKTAKNDEICNMQNYKIRINKKTRNKLEIEKFCSTCNAKTPHVSGSEIKHSS; from the coding sequence ATGCCACGAGGTAAAAACACCAATGTTTACTTGAGCTGTAAGAACAAGAAGGGCACTGGTTCTTCTGGCAAAACAGCCAAGAACGACGAGATCTGCAACATGCAGAATTACAAAATCCGTATCAACAAAAAAACCCGCAACAAGCTGGAGATTGAAAAATTCTGCAGCACATGCAACGCCAAAACTCCGCATGTGAGCGGCAGTGAAATCAAGCACAGTTCCTAG